The following are from one region of the Penaeus monodon isolate SGIC_2016 chromosome 19, NSTDA_Pmon_1, whole genome shotgun sequence genome:
- the LOC119585154 gene encoding endoplasmic reticulum-Golgi intermediate compartment protein 3-like, which yields MTSAAKSVVDKLRHFDAYPKTLEDFQIKTVSGAAVTVVAGLFMTLLFLSELYDYLTPKIAEDLFVDTTRGSKLRINFDVIFPSIPCNLLSLDAMDLSGEQHVNVQHNIYKRKLDLQGRPLQDPERQEHIGHSKDDSTNTTQGSTAEVTTPKCGSCYGAESEKNQCCNSCEDVKDAYRTKGWAVPPLKDIEQCVREGKLVESEELPKEGCQMYGYLEVNRVGGNFHIAPGKSFQHNHLHIHDVQQYKTKDFDLSHRIRHLSFGYNIPGKTNPIDGTEFTTEKGPKTITYYVKIVPTTYERVDGSTLSTNQFSVTQHQKSLQMGLGESGLPGVFFTYELSPMMVKYTEKHKSLGHFLTGVCAIIGGIYTVAGLIDAAIYHSHRALQRKIEIGKAT from the exons ATGACATCTGCTGCCAAGTCTGTTGTAGATAAACTAAGGCATTTTGATGCATATCCTAAAACCCTAGAAGACTTCCAGATTAAGACAGTATCTGGGGCAGCAg TAACAGTTGTTGCTGGTCTGTTCATGACTCTTCTCTTTTTGTCGGAACTCTATGACTACTTAACACCCAAGATTGCAGAGGACCTTTTCGTTGACACCACAAGAGGGAGTAAACTGCGCATTAATTTTGACGTCATATTTCCGAGCATCCCATGCAATT TGTTGAGCTTGGATGCCATGGACCTAAGTGGCGAGCAGCATGTCAATGTTCAGCACAACATATACAAACGGAAGTTAGATTTGCAGGGAAGACCTTTGCAAGATCCAGAAAGACAAGAAC ATATTGGCCATAGCAAAGACGATAGTACCAATACAACTCAAGGAAGTACTGCAGAAGTAACTACACCCAAATGTGGAAGTTGTTACGGGGCAGAATCTGAAAAAAATCA ATGCTGTAACTCCTGCGAAGATGTCAAGGATGCATACCGCACCAAGGGCTGGGCAGTGCCGCCTCTCAAAGATATAGAGCAATGTGTACGAGAGGGTAAGCTGGTGGAGTCTGAGGAGCTACCAAAGGAGGGCTGTCAGATGTATGGATATTTGGAAGTAAACCGG GTTGGGGGTAATTTCCATATAGCTCCTGGGAAGTCCTTCCAGCACAATCACCTTCACA TACATGATGTTCAGCAGTATAAAACAAAGGATTTTGACCTCTCTCATCGCATCCGGCATCTCAGCTTTGGCTATAACATCCCTGGCAAAACTAACCCTATTGATGGAACTGAATTCACAACTGAGAAGGGACCAAAAACCATCACTTACTATGTCAAAATTGTACCCACAACATACGAGAGGGTAGATGGCTCTACGCTATCCACTAATCAGTTCTCGGTCACTCAACACCAAAAG tCCCTTCAGATGGGACTGGGAGAGTCTGGTCTTCCAGGGGTCTTCTTCACTTATGAACTGTCTCCTATGATGGTCAAGTACACGGAAAAACACAA GTCTTTAGGCCACTTCCTGACAGGAGTGTGCGCTATCATCGGTGGAATCTATACTGTTGCTGGCCTTATAGATGCTGCTATATATCATTCTCATCGTGCTCTTCAGCGCAAGATTGAAATAGGAAAAGCAACATAA
- the LOC119585155 gene encoding tyrosine-protein phosphatase Lar-like: protein MRAIFVSLALFITLSAGQKLGQIQNFQQKSSGADYVELEWSLTQDSDYALHKYTLTTDSDFSNDVRCFSEHCTYIIDYLPACTAHNFELVPHFDGPTGDVLGDVATTTGSTADSPPGAPSNIVVSGLGSTGTNLTWDAPATNPGCVDVYEVCYRLDSDTVTECENSSDTSISLTALEACGKYQVTVTGVTPSGNAGASLDTIITTQDGVPGQPQNVVVGLTTVDSISIKWDDPLINRLCIDRFAFSYGETHTRSFQYVRASDHEAIISPLNGCTNYTIDVFAVSSAGIAGPFVRNYAATAETEPLAPPSVIVGAHGPDSIDVIWGSNPDERCSGSITICWHDNDHVEICENIPDGGGNNFTITDLLPCSSYDVIVSVVTPGGIIGQPAGNATHTEDVPPGPVKFLRMKEVTSHEMTISYEAPDTHPQCVHEYDIEIINQDDYFSKHSHVVPYMDGTFTDLEACADYLVNVRAVTRTGLFSEWRSITTTTGGDVPSVPRSFAVEGLQYDLRHT, encoded by the exons ATGAGAGCCATTTTCGTGAGCCTGGCGCTGTTCATAACGCTTTCCGCCGGGCAAAAACTGG GTCAAATCCAGAACTTCCAGCAAAAGAGCAGCGGCGCAGACTACGTCGAGCTTGAGTGGAGCCTCACGCAGGACAGCGACTACGCTCTCCACAAGTACACACTGACGACGGACAGCGACTTCTCCAACGACGTGCGCTGCTTCAGCGAGCACTGCACCTACATCATCGATTACCTGCCCGCCTGCACCGCCCACAACTTCGAGCTGGTGCCCCACTTCGACGGGCCGACCGGGGACGTGCTGGGGGACGTTGCCACCACCACCGGCTCCACGGCGGACAGTC CTCCTGGAGCCCCTAGCAACATCGTAGTGTCAGGATTGGGAAGCACTGGAACCAACCTTACCTGGGACGCCCCCGCCACGAACCCCGGGTGCGTCGACGTTTACGAAGTCTGCTACCGCCTGGATTCGGACACCGTAACGGAATGCGAAAAT AGTAGTGACACTTCGATCAGTCTGACGGCATTGGAGGCTTGCGGGAAGTACCAGGTCACCGTGACAGGTGTGACGCCCTCAGGCAACGCAGGGGCATCTTTggacaccatcatcaccactcaaGACGGAG TGCCCGGACAGCCACAGAACGTTGTCGTGGGTCTCACTACCGTGGATTCCATCAGCATTAAGTGGGACGATCCTCTGATCAATCGACTCTGCATCGATAG ATTCGCCTTCTCATACGGAGAGACTCACACCCGCAGCTTCCAGTACGTGCGGGCGTCCGATCACGAGGCCATCATCTCCCCTTTGAACGGTTGCACCAACTACACCATCGACGTCTTTGCCGTTAGTTCAGCCGGTATTGCCGGGCCCTTTGTTAGGAACTATGCCGCCACCGCTGAAACAG AGCCTCTTGCCCCGCCTTCCGTGATCGTCGGGGCTCACGGACCGGACTCGATCGACGTGATTTGGGGTTCGAATCCTGACGAGAGGTGTTCGGGTTCCATCACCATCTGTTGGCACGACAATGACCATGTTGAAATCTGCGAGAACATTCCTGATGGCGGCGGAAACAACTTCACCATCACAGACCTGTTGCCGTGCAGCAGTTACGACGTGATTGTCTCCGTCGTGACTCCTGGAGGTATCATCGGCCAACCCGCTGGCAACGCCACTCACACCGAGGACGTCC CGCCCGGCCCCGTCAAATTCCTGCGCATGAAAGAAGTGACGTCCCACGAGATGACCATCAGCTACGAAGCCCCCGACACCCACCCTCAATGCGTTCACGAGTACGATATCGAGATTATCAACCAGGACGACTACTTCAGCAAACACAGCCACGTCGTGCCGTATATGGACGGCACGTTCACGGACCTCGAGGCTTGCGCCGACTACCTCGTCAACGTCAGAGCTGTAACAAGAACCGGGCTCTTCTCGGAGTGGCGCTCGATCACCACCACGACCGGGGGCGACGTGCCGAGCGTCCCCAGATCCTTTGCGGTGGAAGGGCTTCAGTATGACCTCCGTCACACTTAA